Genomic window (Phragmites australis chromosome 21, lpPhrAust1.1, whole genome shotgun sequence):
TATAATTATTGCAAGCTCATCATAAGACGCAACAGTGCCACTTCTTTGAGATCTTCAAGCGGAGTTTGCTCTCAAAGATCTTGGTGACCTTCATTATTTTCTGGAGATTGAAGTGAACAAGGTACGTGGGAGTATTTTACTGACATGGGAGAAGTATACTATAGATTTGTTGAAACGTGTAGGCATGATAAATTGTAAGCTTGTTACTACACCGCTCTCTGTTACGAAGAAATTATCTACTTATGAAGGTGAAGCATTGGGACCTGAAGATGCAACATGGTACATAAGTATTGTTGGAGCTTTACAGTACTTGACTCTAACTAGATCAGATATTGTTTCTCCGGTTAACAAAATGTGTTAGTATTTACATTCTCTTACTACTCTACACTGGGCATTCGTTAAAAGGATTTAAGATATACTTTGGGTATAGGCTTGAGAATTGATCAGTCTTCCTATGTGCTTGTTAGTGCTTTCTCTTATGCAAATTGAGTTGGATGCTCAGATGACAAAAGATCTACTTGGGGTTCTGCCATGTTTCTTGAAACAAACCTTATATCATGGAATGCATGAAAGCAAGCAATTGTATCAAGATCAAGCAcggaaactgaatataaagcaTTGACCGATGCTACAATAGAAATTATGTGGGTTCAAACACTACTTGAAGAATTGGATATTAAATCTCCTCATGCTACACGATTATGGTGTGATAATATTGGTGCTACTTATCTCTCTACGAATCCGGTGTTTCATGCAAGAACTAAACACATTGAGGTGGACAATCACTTTGTCAAAGAACGAGTTGCTCAAAAGTTATTGGATATTCAATTTGTTCCTACATGAGATCAAGTAGCATACGGTTTTACTAAACCTCTTTCAACTCGAAGTTTAGAAGAATTTAAGTGCAATCTTAACTTAGAAAAATTATGATTGAGAGGATGTTAGAGATAAACTTGTATTGATCAAGGTTCGGTATATAGCAGGAGATGGAATTTAGATGGAAATAGATCAGGCCTAGTTAGAGATATATAAAGATGAATCAGGTATGATCGTGTATCTAGATTTCATCCAGACCTACTGTAACCGAACTAAACTCTGTATTTCTATGCTGCATTTTACTGGCTCTATATCAACACGTAATTGTGGCCTCCATGGAGGTTAAGACATTTTAGCCAAGCTTTCAGTCGCCACCGAATAAGGGTTTCCTTTTGAGCACTCCTTGAAGGCCGCCTCTAGGGTATCAACCGCTGCGATCGTTTGCTTCAATGCCTTCGtcttctcctcctctgcctTAGCCCTGCCCGCCTGAAACACGAAGGCAAACAGCTGCAGCACGGGCATGCAACATCTGTCAATATATTTGAGCAGACACCACCAATCGACAAAACAAGATATGGTTTATCGTGATATGATATTAATAGTAATACCTTGTCATCAATGTAGGCGACCTTGAAGCAAATCATGGTGTGTTCGTAGGGGTGGGGAGGAGGGAGGGTCCCACAGAGCCAAAGGCGTCATCGATGTACTGCATGATGAGTTGAGACTCACAGACAGGTTTGCCACTGTGGATGAGCACGGGTACCTTCTTATGCACAGGGTTGGACTTCAGGAGCAGCTCACTCTTGTTGTTATCAGGGATTAAGATTTCGTCCAATTTTCGGTGAAATTTTATGAATTCTAAGAATTTCGGAgcaaaataaaatatctaattttagaattttcttttactgaCATGTGAGACCAAAGAGAGAGTAGAGGGCGAAAAATGACCAAAATTTCGAGAATTTTGATCATTTCGCCCTTGAAAAAAAAgtaaaaccaaattgaaatcCCTGGTTGTTAGAGGTCCTCCTCCTCAATGTTCTAGTTCAGTCCCTTGAAGCTGTGCACAAGCTTCACTCTGATGACAAACGGGCTCGCCCACGTGCCGAGCAGCTTCAGCTCATCTCCTCCTGTCATTCTCGGCTTTGTGTACAAAAAGTTTGTAACTCTTTTCTGCTTGTGTTTTCGCTGTGTTCTTGATCCGGATCGGAGAGGGTAAATGTTATATGCCGGTGTCCGAGCGATGTCATTCTCCCACAACAGCTTAAAAAACGAGAGTGACAGAATGAAATGCATCTTCATTGGTCCTCAGAAATGGTACTTGTTCAAATTAACGTATCCACACCCGTCATTAAACAATCAACTGACTAAAGGAGCAGAAAGATCATGCGCTGATTTTGTAGATAATAACGCCATGTTTGACTGGATTAGTTGCTACCATTATTCTTTTTTCTAGTGTTGTAATTGAGTAAGCAACGTTGAAATTTGGAACAACGAGATTTGTTCAACACCTTGGAGAAGAAGCTAGGAAGTAGTAAACGAAACAATAATGCCGCCTCTGTTTTTTACGTCCATGGTAGAGTATCCAGGGAAAAAAAATCGGCCAAAAACCAATGATAAACTCAGTTTACTAGGTCTATCGGTAAACcttaatagaaaaaaattactatATTTATcggtatttttataaatttatttaaatttcgttcagtatatctaatatatcaTATTTACCCAGAGACAGACAgactagaaagaaaaaaatgagcGGGGACATAACAGTGATTGAGCCTTTGTACCTTCAGAAAAAAGGGCTAAGTTCACTGAAGTCCACTTAAAAACAAAAATTTGAGTAGGCCCCATGTGTTTACCAGGTCCGTCACTCCCTCTATGCTAGGTCCACCCATGTGTTTACCGGCAACCTCAGATAAATTTTAATTACcagtaaaaaaaaccctaaggGTCCCTGGAGGTATTGAAAAAATATTCTTTGATCCCTCCCACGTGTAGTTCTACTTAGGTTGTTTGTTTGGACGCCAACGCTTGCCCCGCCAAAAGTTGGTGCGACCAGCTAGCCAAAGCGTGCGTTTGGTTTGGTGCCTACGATTTGGCTTGCCCACGCACCTAGTGCCACGCTAGTTCATTTTTCACCCACTTATGGCCAAAACCGTGGTGACCAAATCCTTCACCGAGGATTTGGCACACCAACTGTTTGGCGGGGCACGTCGAGATCgaatccaaacaggccctaagtaTCACTTTTGCCAATCCAATCAACTCCGCTGATATTGTAGATATAACTCCATGTTTCATTAGATTAGTTGCTACCATTCTTATTTCTTTTTCAAGTCTCGCAATGAATTAAGCAACGTTGAAATTTGGAACTATCGATTTTTTTCAAGTCTTGCAATGAACTATGCAACGTTGAAATTTGGAACTATTGAGATTTGCTCAACTCCTTGAGAAAAAGCCTTTAGAGAGAAGCCTAGGAAGTACTCCCTCTGATCATAAATACAttctattttagaaaatatttagccaattttttaaaattttaactaacaatagttttcaaaatatttaatttgcaACATTAAAATCATATACGTAGATTTGTCAAAAaacttttataatatcataaattcaatagattttataaatatatttcaataaaaaataatgattaaagTTATGAATTAAGACCATGTCTTATTCTAAACGATATGATGAGTAAATTAACAAACCAACAAGCCACCTCTGTCTTTATTCGGGCCTTCGAAAAGTACCGAGAGGTACCCAAAATTCTACCTTACGATGAGGTACCGGTACCTCCTCTATCTAATTGGTAATGTACATCGTGTTTTAGCTAAAATCGTGTCTTAGATATTTATCAAGTCACAAAGAGATAACTTGTgagaaaatcaaaattttatttgggTCTCACGCGAGACATTTAAGAGACAATCGGCGACATGATATATCCGGTTCAGTTGCTTGCGGCCGCTGCTGCAGCCTCGGCCTCCGCCTCCCTCGTCCTGGCGTACTCGACTAGCCTGTGGATGTCCGGTAAGACCGCCTTGGTCTCGTCCAGTGAGCCGAAGCGCTGCTGCCACACCGCCAAAAGGGGGCTCCTGGTGGTATCAAAGAGCTTGATACCATGACGTGCCTCTGCGGCGTGCAAAAACGCTATCAGGCCTCCAAGCGCGATGTCCAAGTACCCGACGCTGTCGCCGCCGAAGAAGGGCTTCCCCTTGGAGCACTCCTTGAAGGCCGCCTCCAAGGTCTCAATCGCCGCGAACGTCTGCTTCAGCCCCTCCGCCTTCTCCTCGTCCGTCTTGCCCCAGCCCGCctgcaaccacgagaccaagaACTGCAGCGCACACATTGATCAGTACAATATGGACTTCATTGATAGGATGCAAATTTCAAAAAGAGGACAATTTGAGGCACTAGTAACCTTGTCGTCAATGAAGGCGGCCCAAAAGAGTGCCATGGAGCGTTCGTAGGGATCGGCAGAGAGAAGAGCGGGGCTGGTGGAGCTGAAGACCTCGTCGACGTACTGCACGATGATCTGTGACTCGCAGACGGGCTTGCCGTTGTGAATGAGCACGGGCACCTTCTTGTGCAATGGGTTGgagctgaggaggaggtcgctCTTGTTGCTGAGGTCCTCCTCGATGTACTCGTAGCTCAGACCCTTGAAGCTGAGCGCGAGTTTCACGCGCAGAACGAACGGGCTCGCCCACATGCCGAGCAGCTTCAGCTCATCATCACCTCCTCCGGTCATTGTCTAGTTTGTGTTTTAACTTCTCTTAGCTTGTCTTAGCTGTGCTCTTGATTAGAGCGAGAGGATATATAACTAGATACTTGTACTAGCGTGGCCATAACTTAGGTACGTATGGAGCTATCAATGCATCACCCTTGTGACGCTTACAGTGCACTTGCTGATGGAATTTTCCACAACCACTTAAACAATCAGATAGCTTTGACTGGAATCCTTGGCTCGCAAGAAAGAGAACACTTTTTATGCTGTGATTTTATTTAAGCATAGAACAAGCAAGTGACTCATAATAATAGTGTGATTAGTCtcgttgtaatattttattacgataatatttgattaaaaattagtctctttagttacaaaacacaaaaattagaagaatgaataaaaattatgttagtggaaaagaaaattatttatactccaAACTTGTATTTGAATCGTATATACGTATTGGTTcgattcatatatattttgatcgACTGTCAAAATCGTATGTCAGATGTAGACAGTCCAACCAAAATTAAAATATGCTTACCTAGCCTTCTACCCGCTTGATGTGACGACCTTAAGCTACACAGTACTTAATCTAATATCTTAGAAAGAATTTGGAAAAAatccattattttttattatgaattttagatattgattaattgtattttacattgactctttatttacgtatttgattttttataagactatatttgatatggatccttattttttattctaaccccaatttaattattatttattttatttatttaaactctttatttatatattttgcttcccaaaccatATGGAAATCGAACGTCTAGTTTTTCCATaattttaattccgaatttatgtatttattaatcctatttgatatggacttttTGGTTTTCGAATTTAACTATTTGTTAATTCTATTTGATATGTGGTCTTTAGTTTAATCTAGAccattagatgttcataacaatgaccGTTAGTTGTTCGTAACAATGAGTGTGATTTCGTGACCTTAAGAGTGAACTTGGGAGCacatttgtaacaccctagacACCGCGAAAGCCTGAAATGTTACTACAAACTACTCCACTTGACttctaaaattataaaatttcggcagcacctcctctAAAACAAGATAAAGTAGAAGCAACAATATAGATATAGGATGCATAAATAAAACCGCACACTAACACATCAGTATCCTAGCAAAACCAATGCATTAAGgcattaaatttttgacctCCAACAAAGCAAACTAAAACAAGTTTACCAACGCTAAGCAACACTAAGAGCTAAACAACTCCAACActtgcattattattacaacaccACTACTGCATTAATATGTGTGATTATAATATGTAGAAGTGCTGCTACTTCCATCCCGTCTAAGCAAGCAAGTATCAAGCACCTGGAAAGGTTATTAAGAGGAGTAAGatataaaatctcagcaagcaaactgctttaacaagctatttaaactatAAGTTCATTAGACATCAATTTAAAAGAGAGTAACAATAGCATAAAAATAAACCAAGTTAGACATCCAAGATTATCATAAAGCTCATCTAAAAAGATTAAACCACATCCTCATATCTTCTGGAGAGGCATTCGCTTCTCAACATCCACTTCAATAATAGGAAAAAATTCAATTAAATACTGCAAAATgtaaatgcaatgcaaatgcatgtcTACTGCCTTTACACCCAACAAGGTGTAAAgctgcaccgtacccctcctcgggtaacgtacgGTGCGTACCGGTATAAGTCACGGCCAGCAAAAGGCGACATATTACTTTATATGAGgtgcaatgcaaatgaatgcatatgaaactgtaaataccacatcacctcatAGCCTTCATCAACCACATATACCATAATAATAAAAATCTTCATGGATATGAGAGCATAAGGCAGCACAACCACATATAAACAAGTAATCGTGCCTCACTTCATCAAAAATGTCAATTAATCAGTTCATATTAAATGGATTATGATTATGAACATATAATTTAGGTGGAGGTAGAATGAATAGCAAGTTAAAGCTAGTAGCAAAGCAACcactacgtttacttgcctttttTCGATATAACCAACAACCTTCAAACACAatcaggagcaccaccacctgaTTATGAACCACACATCAGCAAAACATTCATACAAGCATGCACATACAAGGAAACACGATCCTAACACCCCAAGCCGTCGCTCAAAAGAAAACCACAAAAACAGCATATACATCCTTCTACCGATAAAAGTAGTAGGGCTTCAcattttcatatcttttttctGCAACTGATATCATAGCAAAAAAACATACTTCTAGAAACTACACAACAATGGATAAATCTTTTGTGGAGGAACCATATTATTATCAGGTCAATATGAGCCTCTAATCTGCTGTTGAAAACAGCATTGAAAACTGTCCTGAAAAGTCTGACAGAAACCTTCACATTTTTCCCGTAATTAATACAcaaatccaaaaattct
Coding sequences:
- the LOC133903480 gene encoding probable glutathione S-transferase GSTU6 — protein: MTGGGDDELKLLGMWASPFVLRVKLALSFKGLSYEYIEEDLSNKSDLLLSSNPLHKKVPVLIHNGKPVCESQIIVQYVDEVFSSTSPALLSADPYERSMALFWAAFIDDKFLVSWLQAGWGKTDEEKAEGLKQTFAAIETLEAAFKECSKGKPFFGGDSVGYLDIALGGLIAFLHAAEARHGIKLFDTTRSPLLAVWQQRFGSLDETKAVLPDIHRLVEYARTREAEAEAAAAAASN